In Marinobacter sp. LQ44, the following are encoded in one genomic region:
- a CDS encoding EAL domain-containing protein has translation MMTSKELPLRQLLQLRHAWIAWLVFFVAVATTLLLWQVSIRLVEDRTEAHFRTQSLQLKSAIEERLLNYEQVLAGSSGLFSVAGEVTRDQWREYVEKVDIDRYYPGIQGIGFVQRIGVRDMADHIASVRAEGVYNYLVKPLGTGPFYYPMVYLEPGTDRNRRALGYDAFSDPIHRVAMEKARDDAVPTVTGKVVLVQESLAEDQAGFLMYYPVYQGGEIPDIRAERRMMLSGYVFSAFRMNNLIDGIVGLISPFLDVRIYDSGVVARDTLMYGSNLGSLDNEFSFEMSQTISHGGRDWLLQTRSTPAFDFLAADPRPPIVLGSGLAISALLCLFVLALIRSRLIAQISAGRYRAITEGAANVTLVMDRGGEPLYASPSSRDILGFDPDKVHSMQLEAQVHPDDLPLLQRGFAESMRAPGKQMPVVRARIRDAEGQWRDMEGTYTAMLSVPGVNGVVLSLRDLTQLKAAQSELHRLAFYDPLTGLANRQLFRDRLNHVVRRSRRSGEPAALMFLDLDGFKRINDTLGHDAGDELLKQVALWLEGCVREEDSVARLGGDEFVVLLSQISGPDAAGKVAESILRRLCQRIRLNDHEVGITVSIGITMIPHDSEDAGTLMKYADLAMYRAKELGRNTYQFFTPAMNIKAARRLLQQEELATALDGDRFVLHYQPKIDLVSQRVIGVEAFLRWHHPEKGLVSAQQFINLAEETGLIVRLGELALRQACIQVQALERAGFESLKMAVNLSVRQLTDSGFLDMIRQVITETGVSPERLELEMPAELLNEDPRMLRELLVSLNDLGVCLILDDFGTGSCSLVALQQLPLDVIKIDHRFIRDIPYNVSATDVASAVIALAKKLHLTVVAEGVETLQQLTFLKSAGCAQCQGNLFSYPLDEDALIGFLIRQYEKPLIS, from the coding sequence ATGATGACCAGCAAGGAACTTCCCCTCCGACAGCTTCTGCAATTACGCCACGCCTGGATAGCCTGGCTTGTGTTCTTTGTTGCCGTTGCTACCACCCTGCTTCTCTGGCAGGTGTCAATACGCCTTGTGGAAGACCGCACCGAGGCCCACTTTCGAACCCAGTCTCTGCAGCTGAAAAGCGCTATTGAAGAGCGGCTGCTCAATTATGAGCAGGTGCTGGCAGGCAGTTCCGGTCTGTTCTCGGTAGCCGGGGAGGTAACCCGGGATCAGTGGCGGGAGTATGTCGAGAAAGTGGATATCGACCGTTACTACCCGGGTATTCAGGGTATCGGGTTTGTGCAGCGGATTGGGGTTCGGGATATGGCCGATCATATCGCTTCGGTGCGGGCCGAAGGTGTCTATAACTATCTGGTCAAGCCGCTCGGCACAGGCCCGTTCTATTACCCCATGGTGTACCTGGAACCGGGCACAGATCGCAACCGCAGGGCGCTGGGTTACGATGCCTTCAGTGATCCCATCCACCGGGTAGCAATGGAAAAGGCACGGGATGATGCCGTACCTACCGTGACGGGTAAGGTGGTTCTGGTTCAGGAGTCGCTGGCGGAAGATCAGGCCGGCTTCCTGATGTACTACCCGGTATACCAGGGCGGAGAAATTCCGGACATTCGCGCAGAGCGGCGGATGATGCTGTCTGGTTATGTGTTCAGTGCTTTCCGGATGAACAACCTGATTGATGGCATTGTCGGCCTTATCTCTCCCTTTCTTGACGTGCGGATCTACGACAGTGGCGTGGTGGCCCGGGACACCTTGATGTATGGATCCAACCTGGGGTCCCTGGATAACGAATTCAGTTTTGAAATGAGCCAGACCATCTCCCACGGTGGCCGGGACTGGCTGTTGCAAACCCGTTCAACACCTGCCTTCGACTTTCTGGCGGCAGACCCTCGCCCACCGATTGTGCTGGGGTCTGGGTTGGCCATCAGTGCTTTATTGTGCCTGTTCGTATTGGCGCTGATCCGATCCCGCCTGATCGCTCAGATCAGCGCTGGCCGTTACCGGGCCATTACCGAAGGAGCTGCCAATGTCACGCTGGTGATGGATCGCGGTGGCGAGCCGCTTTATGCCAGTCCGTCCAGCCGGGACATCCTGGGCTTCGACCCCGACAAGGTCCATTCCATGCAGCTGGAAGCCCAGGTGCATCCGGACGACCTTCCCCTGCTGCAACGCGGTTTTGCTGAATCCATGCGCGCGCCGGGCAAACAGATGCCGGTCGTCCGGGCGCGTATCCGGGATGCTGAGGGCCAGTGGCGTGACATGGAGGGCACCTATACCGCCATGTTGTCGGTGCCTGGTGTTAATGGTGTGGTACTGAGCCTGCGGGACCTGACCCAGCTCAAGGCAGCCCAATCCGAGTTGCATCGCCTGGCGTTCTACGATCCGCTCACCGGGCTGGCAAACCGTCAGTTGTTCAGGGACCGTCTGAACCACGTGGTACGTCGGAGTCGCCGCAGTGGTGAACCGGCGGCGCTGATGTTCCTGGATCTCGATGGTTTCAAGCGTATTAACGACACTCTGGGGCACGACGCCGGGGACGAGCTGCTGAAACAGGTGGCACTGTGGCTGGAAGGCTGTGTGCGTGAGGAAGACTCGGTGGCCCGCCTCGGGGGGGATGAATTTGTGGTGCTGTTGTCCCAGATCAGCGGCCCGGATGCCGCCGGCAAGGTGGCAGAGTCCATACTCCGCCGCCTGTGTCAGCGAATACGCCTGAACGACCACGAAGTGGGCATCACCGTGAGTATTGGCATCACCATGATTCCGCATGATAGCGAGGATGCCGGCACCCTGATGAAATACGCCGATCTGGCCATGTACCGGGCCAAGGAGCTGGGTCGCAATACCTACCAGTTCTTCACCCCTGCCATGAATATCAAGGCCGCCCGGCGCCTGTTGCAGCAGGAAGAGCTGGCCACGGCCCTGGATGGCGACCGGTTTGTTCTGCATTATCAGCCAAAGATCGACCTCGTCAGCCAGCGGGTGATTGGCGTGGAAGCGTTCCTGCGTTGGCACCACCCGGAAAAGGGACTGGTTTCGGCGCAGCAGTTCATCAACCTGGCGGAAGAGACCGGCCTGATCGTCCGGCTGGGCGAGCTCGCCCTGCGGCAAGCGTGTATTCAGGTGCAGGCCCTGGAACGGGCCGGCTTTGAATCCCTGAAGATGGCGGTGAACCTGTCGGTGCGACAGCTGACCGATTCCGGTTTCCTGGACATGATTCGTCAGGTCATTACGGAAACCGGCGTGTCGCCGGAGCGCCTGGAGCTGGAAATGCCGGCAGAGTTGTTGAACGAAGACCCTCGCATGCTGCGTGAACTGCTGGTGTCACTGAATGACCTGGGGGTTTGCCTGATATTGGATGATTTCGGGACTGGGTCCTGCTCCCTGGTGGCACTGCAGCAACTGCCGCTGGATGTCATCAAGATTGATCATCGGTTCATCCGGGACATCCCCTACAATGTCAGTGCCACCGATGTGGCGTCTGCGGTGATTGCGCTGGCGAAGAAGCTGCACCTGACCGTGGTAGCCGAGGGCGTGGAAACTCTGCAGCAGCTGACTTTCCTGAAATCCGCCGGTTGCGCCCAGTGCCAGGGCAATCTGTTCAGCTACCCGCTGGACGAAGACGCGTTGATTGGGTTCCTGATCCGGCAGTACGAGAAGCCGCTTATTTCCTGA
- the lepA gene encoding translation elongation factor 4 gives MTELSRIRNFSIIAHIDHGKSTLADRFIQICGGLTDREMAEQVLDSMDLERERGITIKAQSVTLNYTARDGETYKLNFIDTPGHVDFSYEVSRSLYACEGALLVVDAGQGVEAQSVANCYTAIEQGLEVVPVLNKMDLPQAEPERVAAEIEDIIGIEAADAVRCSAKSGLGVEDVLEDLIKKIPPPKGDRSAPLQALIIDSWFDNYLGVVSLVRVTEGVLRKGDKIVIKSTRKAWNADKVGIFNPKPTDTDVLEAGDVGFVVAGIKDIHGAPVGDTIVHQKFADETPMLPGFKKVQPQVYAGLFPVSADDYDDFRDALEKLTLNDASLFFEPENSDALGFGFRCGFLGMLHMEIIQERLEREYDIDLITTAPTVIYEVITKQGETLSVDNPSRLPDIGSIEEMREPIVEANILVPQEHLGNVIALCEEKRGVQKNMHFMSTQVQLTYELPMAEVVMDFFDRIKSASRGFASLDYHFVRFQQANLVRLDVLINGERVDALALIVHRDLAHRKGRQLIEKMKELIPRQMFDIAIQAAIGTQVVSRVTVKALRKNVTAKCYGGDVSRKKKLLQKQKEGKKRMKQLGNVEVPQEAFLAVLKVDN, from the coding sequence GTGACTGAACTGAGCCGAATCCGTAACTTTTCCATTATTGCCCACATTGACCACGGTAAATCCACACTGGCGGATCGTTTTATCCAGATATGCGGTGGCCTGACGGACCGCGAAATGGCCGAACAAGTGCTTGACTCCATGGACCTGGAGCGGGAACGGGGCATTACCATCAAGGCCCAGAGCGTAACGCTCAACTACACCGCCAGAGACGGTGAAACCTACAAGTTGAATTTCATCGACACCCCCGGCCACGTGGATTTTTCCTATGAGGTATCCCGTTCCCTCTACGCCTGTGAAGGTGCGCTTCTGGTGGTAGATGCAGGCCAGGGTGTGGAAGCCCAGTCGGTAGCCAATTGTTATACCGCCATTGAGCAGGGGCTTGAGGTGGTGCCGGTACTGAACAAGATGGACCTACCCCAGGCGGAGCCGGAGCGGGTGGCGGCGGAAATTGAGGACATCATCGGCATTGAAGCCGCCGATGCTGTACGCTGCAGTGCCAAGAGTGGTCTGGGCGTGGAAGATGTACTTGAGGATCTGATCAAGAAGATTCCGCCACCGAAGGGTGACCGCAGTGCGCCTCTGCAGGCGCTGATTATCGATTCCTGGTTCGATAACTATCTGGGCGTGGTATCCCTGGTTCGGGTGACCGAGGGCGTTCTGCGCAAAGGCGACAAGATTGTCATCAAATCCACCAGAAAAGCCTGGAATGCAGATAAGGTGGGTATCTTTAATCCGAAACCCACAGACACCGATGTTCTGGAAGCCGGTGACGTAGGCTTTGTGGTGGCGGGTATCAAGGATATTCACGGCGCGCCGGTGGGCGATACCATCGTGCATCAGAAGTTCGCCGACGAAACTCCGATGCTGCCGGGCTTCAAGAAGGTTCAGCCGCAGGTTTACGCGGGCCTGTTCCCGGTCAGCGCTGACGATTATGACGACTTCCGGGATGCCCTGGAAAAGCTGACGCTGAACGACGCCTCCCTGTTTTTTGAGCCAGAGAATTCTGACGCCCTCGGTTTCGGGTTCCGCTGTGGTTTCCTGGGCATGCTGCACATGGAAATTATCCAGGAGCGACTGGAGCGTGAGTACGATATCGATCTGATTACCACGGCGCCCACGGTAATCTATGAAGTCATTACCAAACAGGGTGAGACCCTGTCGGTGGACAACCCCTCGCGGCTTCCGGATATTGGCTCTATTGAGGAAATGCGTGAGCCCATTGTCGAGGCGAATATCCTGGTGCCCCAGGAACACCTGGGTAACGTTATTGCCCTGTGTGAAGAGAAGCGGGGTGTTCAGAAGAACATGCACTTTATGTCCACCCAGGTTCAGCTCACCTACGAGTTGCCGATGGCGGAAGTGGTGATGGATTTCTTCGATCGGATCAAATCAGCCAGTCGTGGTTTCGCTTCTCTGGATTACCACTTTGTGCGGTTCCAGCAGGCCAATCTGGTTCGACTGGACGTGTTGATTAACGGTGAACGGGTCGACGCCCTGGCTCTGATCGTTCATCGGGATCTGGCGCATCGCAAGGGACGCCAGCTGATCGAGAAGATGAAAGAGCTGATTCCCAGGCAGATGTTTGATATCGCCATCCAGGCGGCAATCGGAACCCAGGTGGTGTCACGGGTTACGGTCAAGGCATTGCGCAAGAACGTTACCGCCAAGTGTTACGGTGGGGACGTCAGCCGGAAGAAGAAACTGCTTCAGAAGCAGAAAGAAGGTAAAAAACGTATGAAGCAACTGGGCAATGTCGAGGTGCCTCAGGAAGCGTTTCTTGCTGTATTGAAAGTGGATAACTAA
- the lepB gene encoding signal peptidase I — MDIDFPLVLVVLTFATGLIWLADKVFFSKRRQAAGPDVGGATSDEAAETSEPWLVDLSRSFFPVLAIVLVLRSFLVEPFQIPSGSMLPTLEVGDFILVNKYAYGLRLPVAGTKVVSIGDPERGDVMVFRYPEDGATNYIKRVIGLPGDRVRYRDKQLFINDEPVAREFVARLPPMERWREEVGGVEHDVYLTLGRVAGNGEGEWLVPEGHYFVMGDNRDNSNDSRFWGTVPDELVVGKAFAIWMHWKSLTSLPSFDRVGSID, encoded by the coding sequence ATGGATATTGATTTTCCGCTGGTACTGGTGGTTCTGACCTTCGCGACCGGATTGATCTGGCTGGCGGATAAAGTGTTTTTCAGCAAACGGCGCCAGGCAGCCGGCCCAGACGTTGGCGGTGCCACGTCTGATGAAGCTGCCGAGACCAGTGAACCCTGGTTGGTCGACCTGAGCCGATCGTTCTTCCCGGTGCTGGCCATTGTTCTGGTGCTTCGTTCGTTTCTGGTAGAACCCTTTCAGATTCCCTCCGGTTCGATGCTGCCGACCCTCGAGGTTGGTGACTTTATTCTGGTAAACAAGTACGCCTATGGGCTTCGGCTGCCAGTGGCCGGCACCAAGGTGGTGTCAATAGGTGATCCCGAGCGTGGTGATGTTATGGTGTTTCGTTATCCGGAGGATGGCGCCACCAACTACATCAAGCGAGTGATTGGTTTGCCGGGTGACCGGGTGCGCTATCGCGATAAACAGCTGTTTATCAATGATGAACCGGTGGCCAGGGAGTTTGTGGCCCGGCTTCCGCCCATGGAGCGCTGGCGTGAGGAAGTGGGCGGTGTGGAGCACGATGTGTATCTGACCCTGGGCCGGGTTGCCGGCAACGGGGAAGGTGAATGGCTGGTGCCTGAGGGCCACTACTTTGTCATGGGGGATAACCGGGACAACAGTAACGACAGCCGGTTCTGGGGCACTGTTCCTGATGAACTTGTGGTCGGGAAGGCGTTCGCCATCTGGATGCACTGGAAATCGCTGACAAGTCTGCCATCTTTTGACCGAGTGGGTAGCATAGACTAA
- a CDS encoding DUF4845 domain-containing protein, with product MKKNNPVGLQQQGGSALTMLIVALFFGSLLALGLKIGPAYLDDFTIQEALEGLDGTEGLSRMGPAEVRNLINRRLSVNNIRGFDAKQISVEKNGEFVVIKVDYEVRNHLFGNVDTIVHFQHEYELKGQ from the coding sequence ATGAAAAAGAATAATCCCGTCGGATTGCAGCAGCAGGGCGGCAGCGCTCTGACCATGCTGATTGTGGCGCTGTTTTTTGGCAGTCTGCTGGCCCTGGGGCTGAAAATTGGCCCCGCTTATCTGGACGATTTTACCATTCAGGAAGCACTGGAAGGCCTTGATGGCACCGAGGGTTTGTCGCGTATGGGGCCGGCGGAAGTGCGCAACCTGATCAACCGGCGGTTGAGCGTCAATAACATTAGAGGTTTTGACGCCAAGCAGATCAGCGTTGAGAAAAATGGCGAGTTCGTGGTCATCAAGGTGGACTACGAGGTTCGCAACCACCTATTCGGAAACGTGGACACCATCGTTCATTTCCAGCACGAGTATGAGTTAAAGGGACAGTGA
- the rnc gene encoding ribonuclease III — translation MSSQPDLDQLQRRIGYIFKEPERLLLALTHRSYGNQNNERLEFLGDSIVNMVIAEHLYLHFEKAREGQLSRLRARMVKGVTLAEIGREFQLGQYLRLGSGELKSGGYRRESILADAVESIIGAIYLDSDFHTCREQVLRWFEHRLANLDIQDTQKDPKTRLQEYLQSRQFPLPRYEVISVDGEAHEQTFHVSCALPSLDRKTSGTGSSRRIAEQQAARNALKQLGVENS, via the coding sequence GTGAGTTCACAACCAGATCTGGATCAATTACAGCGTCGTATCGGATACATCTTCAAGGAACCCGAGCGGTTGCTGTTGGCCCTGACCCACAGAAGTTACGGGAACCAGAACAATGAGCGCCTGGAGTTCCTTGGGGATTCCATCGTTAATATGGTCATTGCAGAGCACTTGTATCTGCACTTCGAGAAAGCCCGGGAAGGCCAGTTGAGCCGGCTCCGGGCGCGGATGGTCAAAGGCGTGACGCTCGCCGAGATCGGTCGCGAGTTCCAGCTGGGGCAGTATCTCCGGCTGGGCTCGGGAGAACTCAAAAGTGGAGGATATCGGCGCGAGTCGATTCTGGCAGATGCGGTGGAGTCCATTATTGGTGCCATCTATCTGGACAGCGATTTTCATACCTGCCGCGAGCAGGTACTGCGCTGGTTCGAGCATCGCCTGGCCAATCTGGATATTCAGGACACCCAGAAAGATCCGAAAACCCGGTTGCAGGAATACCTGCAATCCCGGCAGTTCCCGCTGCCCCGTTATGAAGTGATTTCAGTGGATGGTGAAGCCCATGAGCAGACGTTCCACGTCTCCTGTGCCTTGCCCTCGCTGGACCGAAAGACCAGTGGCACCGGCAGCAGTCGCCGCATCGCAGAGCAGCAGGCTGCCCGTAATGCCCTCAAGCAATTGGGCGTGGAGAACTCCTGA
- the era gene encoding GTPase Era, which translates to MNDITRPEDPDSRCGFVAIVGRPNVGKSTLLNHILGQKLSITSRKPQTTRHQVLGIKTDGPVQAIYVDTPGMHEDEPRALNRYMNKAASSALIDVDVVVFVVDQLAWTTADDMVLEKLSRLTCPVILAVNKVDKVENRDKLLPHLEALSKKREFAEIIPLSALKETNLQPLQDAVGRFLPQSVHFYPDDQITDRSERFMASEMVREKITRQLGAELPYSVAVEIEEFKHEGKTLHVSALILVEREGQKKIIIGDKGERLRRIGQEARVDMERMFGSKVMLRLWVKVKRGWADSDRALKSLGMSDF; encoded by the coding sequence ATGAACGATATTACCCGCCCAGAAGATCCGGACAGCCGTTGCGGCTTCGTGGCTATTGTTGGCCGGCCGAACGTGGGCAAGTCCACGCTTCTGAACCATATCCTGGGGCAGAAACTGAGTATCACCTCCCGCAAACCCCAGACCACCCGACACCAGGTGCTGGGTATCAAGACAGACGGACCGGTGCAGGCCATCTATGTGGACACCCCCGGCATGCACGAAGACGAGCCCCGTGCGCTGAACCGTTATATGAACAAAGCGGCCTCTTCGGCGCTGATTGATGTAGACGTGGTGGTGTTCGTGGTGGACCAGCTGGCGTGGACCACCGCCGATGACATGGTGCTGGAGAAACTGTCGCGGTTGACATGCCCGGTTATCCTCGCGGTTAACAAGGTGGACAAGGTTGAGAACCGGGACAAGCTGCTGCCGCACCTTGAGGCACTGTCCAAAAAGCGGGAATTCGCCGAAATTATCCCGTTGTCGGCGCTCAAAGAAACCAACCTCCAGCCTTTGCAGGACGCTGTGGGACGTTTCCTGCCCCAGAGTGTGCACTTTTACCCCGATGACCAGATTACGGATCGCAGCGAGCGCTTCATGGCGTCGGAGATGGTGCGGGAAAAAATTACCCGCCAGCTGGGCGCGGAATTGCCGTATTCCGTGGCAGTGGAGATCGAGGAGTTCAAGCACGAGGGTAAAACCCTGCATGTCTCGGCCTTGATTCTGGTGGAACGGGAAGGCCAGAAGAAGATCATTATCGGTGACAAGGGCGAGCGCCTGCGCCGCATTGGTCAGGAAGCCCGTGTGGATATGGAGCGCATGTTTGGCTCCAAGGTTATGTTACGTTTATGGGTGAAGGTAAAGCGCGGCTGGGCAGACAGCGACCGGGCATTGAAAAGCCTTGGCATGAGCGATTTCTGA
- the recO gene encoding DNA repair protein RecO, protein MKGAVQQEPAYVIHRRPWRETALLVDLFTLNHGRMSLVARGANSAKSPLKAQLQPFQPLLVDWTGKSDLKTLVQLEVRSAPLLSQTRALYSGLYINELLQRILPPADPHPTLFASYIESLQALGSLAVKTDVEPILRHFERAFAGALGYDFAWDEATDTGLPVEAGGYYGYDPVQGIVSAAATGVRLQQIPGEALLALAGGDFTGEVPRRAAKRVMRVLVDYLLQGKPLHSRNLFSHSVSSSGRTP, encoded by the coding sequence ATGAAGGGAGCGGTGCAGCAGGAGCCCGCTTATGTGATTCACCGGCGCCCCTGGCGGGAAACCGCCTTGCTGGTGGATCTGTTTACCCTGAACCATGGCCGTATGAGCCTGGTGGCGCGCGGCGCCAACAGCGCTAAAAGTCCCCTCAAAGCCCAGTTGCAGCCCTTCCAACCATTGTTGGTAGACTGGACCGGCAAAAGTGACCTGAAAACACTGGTGCAGCTTGAAGTCCGATCAGCACCGCTGCTCTCGCAAACCCGTGCTTTGTACAGCGGCCTCTACATCAACGAATTGCTGCAGCGCATTCTGCCACCGGCAGACCCTCATCCCACCCTGTTTGCCAGTTACATAGAAAGCCTGCAGGCTCTCGGGTCACTGGCGGTCAAGACCGATGTGGAGCCGATCTTGCGGCACTTTGAGCGGGCGTTTGCAGGCGCCCTCGGGTATGACTTTGCCTGGGATGAAGCCACCGATACCGGCTTGCCAGTGGAGGCTGGTGGTTACTACGGTTATGATCCGGTTCAGGGTATTGTGTCTGCTGCTGCCACCGGGGTTCGCCTGCAGCAGATCCCGGGCGAGGCGTTACTGGCCCTGGCCGGTGGCGACTTCACCGGTGAGGTGCCGCGCAGGGCAGCCAAGCGGGTCATGCGCGTTCTGGTGGATTATCTGTTGCAGGGTAAACCTTTGCACAGCCGCAACCTGTTCAGCCATTCAGTTTCATCATCAGGGAGAACCCCATGA
- the pdxJ gene encoding pyridoxine 5'-phosphate synthase, which yields MNSRVLLGVNIDHVATLRQARGTRYPDPVQAALVAEEAGADGITIHPREDRRHIQDRDVLLLREILQTKMNLEMAVTDAMLAFAEQVRPECVCLVPEKREELTTEGGLDVDGQEERVAKACDRLAKIGAEVSLFIDPDPVQIDAAVRCGAPVVELHTGEYAEAQDPAVREKAFKQLADAVTYARKKGLIVNAGHGLHYHNTERVAAIPGINELNIGHAIVARAVFTGLKEAVREMRAILERARP from the coding sequence ATGAATTCCAGAGTGTTGCTCGGTGTGAATATTGACCATGTAGCTACATTACGCCAGGCCCGGGGCACCCGCTACCCAGACCCGGTTCAGGCGGCACTGGTGGCCGAGGAAGCGGGGGCCGATGGCATTACCATTCACCCCCGGGAAGACCGCCGGCACATCCAGGACAGAGACGTACTGCTGCTGAGGGAAATCCTGCAGACCAAGATGAACCTGGAAATGGCGGTCACCGATGCCATGCTGGCCTTTGCCGAACAGGTGCGGCCGGAGTGTGTCTGCCTGGTGCCTGAGAAACGCGAAGAATTGACCACCGAGGGTGGGCTGGATGTCGACGGTCAGGAAGAGCGTGTGGCCAAGGCCTGCGACCGGCTGGCAAAGATTGGGGCCGAAGTGTCACTGTTCATTGACCCGGACCCAGTGCAGATAGACGCCGCTGTGCGCTGTGGTGCGCCGGTTGTCGAGCTGCACACCGGCGAATACGCAGAAGCACAGGACCCGGCTGTTCGGGAAAAAGCGTTCAAACAGCTGGCCGATGCCGTAACCTATGCCCGCAAAAAAGGGCTGATTGTGAACGCCGGCCACGGCCTGCATTATCACAACACCGAGCGGGTGGCGGCGATTCCCGGCATTAACGAATTGAACATCGGCCACGCCATTGTGGCCAGGGCGGTGTTCACCGGCCTGAAAGAGGCGGTTCGGGAGATGCGCGCCATTCTTGAACGCGCCCGGCCCTGA